A single Candidatus Zixiibacteriota bacterium DNA region contains:
- a CDS encoding sigma-54 dependent transcriptional regulator, with product MVQNHKILSISKSSEFHQDLKGILPDFEISTALDSTEGLKKLKEEPSEIVILDSRIEDYPCESLIKKIANKNPRSDLLVASEEIPEQQDIFLGCGADDLLQLPLAPEEVRIKVKKLLKEKEFLESCGLVGKSEELKKIAEAILQVAPTNITVSITGESGTGKELVARAIHNNSPRKDYPFIAANCGAFAEGVLESELFGHERGAFTGAISKREGLFERADKGTIFLDEIAEIKPAIQVKLLRILEEKTFLRVGGVKDVKVDARIIAATNKDLEREVEMGSFRSDLYFRLSVVKIDIPPLRERVKDIPILVYDFIQKLNQESPKKILGVTEEAMELLLKYHWPGNVRELRNFLESSLVFSADRFIEAQDVLKYIDKQVQIERHLPVITGKSVTAAEHELIYQALLGLRKEIAVLRKEFLEEKSLELKKESKSVEVKPQVSLEEMEKELIDKTLKMVGGNRKKAAKILGIGERTLYRKIDQYGLREL from the coding sequence ATGGTTCAAAATCACAAGATACTGAGTATAAGCAAATCCAGCGAGTTTCACCAGGACCTAAAAGGGATCCTGCCGGATTTTGAGATTTCCACAGCCCTTGACAGCACCGAAGGGTTGAAAAAACTTAAAGAAGAACCCTCGGAGATTGTGATTCTTGACTCCCGTATCGAGGACTATCCCTGCGAGAGCCTGATAAAGAAGATTGCAAACAAAAATCCGAGATCAGATCTCTTGGTGGCTTCAGAGGAAATACCCGAACAGCAGGATATCTTTCTGGGGTGCGGGGCAGATGACCTTCTTCAACTACCTCTGGCACCTGAGGAGGTCAGGATAAAGGTTAAGAAACTTCTCAAGGAAAAAGAATTCTTAGAATCCTGCGGCCTGGTGGGGAAATCAGAGGAATTAAAAAAGATCGCGGAGGCGATTCTGCAGGTTGCCCCGACCAACATCACCGTGTCTATCACGGGAGAAAGCGGAACCGGAAAAGAATTGGTGGCACGGGCAATTCATAATAATTCACCAAGAAAAGATTACCCTTTCATAGCCGCCAACTGCGGAGCTTTTGCAGAAGGGGTACTGGAAAGCGAGCTTTTCGGACATGAGAGAGGAGCCTTTACCGGTGCAATAAGCAAAAGAGAAGGACTTTTCGAAAGGGCAGATAAGGGAACCATCTTTCTGGATGAGATAGCTGAGATAAAACCTGCCATACAGGTCAAGCTTTTGAGGATTCTGGAGGAGAAAACCTTCTTAAGGGTGGGAGGGGTTAAGGATGTCAAAGTGGATGCCAGGATTATAGCTGCTACCAATAAAGACCTGGAAAGGGAAGTAGAGATGGGAAGTTTTCGCAGTGATCTCTATTTCAGGTTAAGCGTGGTGAAAATCGATATACCCCCATTAAGGGAGAGGGTCAAGGATATCCCCATACTGGTTTATGATTTTATCCAGAAATTAAACCAGGAAAGCCCTAAGAAAATCTTAGGAGTAACAGAAGAGGCGATGGAGCTTTTGCTGAAATATCACTGGCCCGGAAATGTCCGTGAATTGAGGAACTTCTTGGAGAGCAGTTTGGTTTTTTCTGCTGACCGTTTTATAGAAGCCCAGGATGTGTTAAAATATATCGATAAGCAGGTGCAGATTGAAAGGCATCTGCCCGTAATTACGGGGAAAAGTGTGACCGCGGCTGAACACGAGCTAATCTACCAGGCGCTTTTGGGTTTGAGAAAGGAGATCGCTGTCCTGCGAAAGGAATTCCTTGAGGAAAAAAGTTTGGAGCTTAAAAAAGAATCTAAAAGTGTTGAGGTAAAGCCCCAGGTAAGCCTGGAGGAGATGGAAAAAGAGCTTATCGATAAAACCCTTAAAATGGTGGGCGGCAACCGGAAAAAAGCTGCTAAGATTTTAGGAATCGGAGAACGGACCTTATATAGAAAGATCGACCAGTACGGTTTAAGAGAACTTTAA